The following coding sequences are from one Humulus lupulus chromosome X, drHumLupu1.1, whole genome shotgun sequence window:
- the LOC133804345 gene encoding probable DNA helicase MCM9, which yields MKSDITIPHDVIMKFNQFWNEFKDTPLKGRNAILQGVCPQIFGLFTVKLAVALTLIGGVQYVDASRTKVRGESHLLLVGDPGTFSIFIAYL from the exons ATGAAATCGGATATTACTATTCCTCATGATGTCATTATGAAATTCAATCAATTTTGGAACGAGTTTAAGGATACCCCTTTGAAAG gGAGAAATGCAATATTACAAGGTGTTTGTCCACAAATTTTTGGACTCTTCACTGTAAAGCTTGCAG TTGCATTAACACTTATTGGAGGTGTGCAATATGTTGATGCTTCTAGAACCAAGGTACGAGGAGAGTCTCATTTACTTTTGGTTGGAGACCCAGGTACCTTTTCGATTTTCATTGCATACTTATAG
- the LOC133805800 gene encoding probable DNA helicase MCM9 → MQRSKFCGGTKFKYLEGSITCHDYQEIKIQESTHVLGVAAIPRSILVILKDDLVDVVKVGDDVIVTGVLTARWSPDLKDVRCDLDPVLNANHVSLGESHLSYDAWDFTYAAS, encoded by the exons ATGCAG AGATCGAAATTCTGTGGTGGCACAAAATTCAAATATTTAGAAGGTTCGATAACATGCCATGATTATCAGGAAATCAAAATTCAAGAAAGTACACATGTATTAGGGGTCGCGGCTATTCCTCGTTCAATCCTCGTCATTCTAAAAGATGATCTTGTTGATGTTGTTAAAGTAGGAG ATGACGTTATAGTCACTGGGGTCTTAACTGCAAGGTGGTCGCCTGACTTAAAAGATGTTCGCTGCGACCTTGATCCTGTGTTGAATGCTAATCATGTGAG CCTTGGTGAATCCCATCTTTCTTATGATGCATGGGATTTTACTTATGCAGCTAGTTAA